A single genomic interval of Nonomuraea rubra harbors:
- a CDS encoding potassium/proton antiporter codes for MTLDLWLLVGAAIVIAAIASVRLAHRTGLPSLLIFLGFGLAVGPSGFGIPFESPQLAQQIGLSALAVILAEGGLTTNWSHVRRSVPLALVMATVGVTVSIVVLALLVQGILGLDGTTALILGAVLASTDAAAVFSVLRRLPLPPRLAGVLEAESGFNDAPTVIAVVLLSGASGSHATLGTFLLETSVELIIGAAVGLAVGPTGAYALRRVALPASGLYPIAVLALTFVSYGGAVLLHGSGFLAIYLTALILGNSRLPHRAATRGFAEGAAWLAQIGLFVMLGMLADVDEMPSAIVPGLIIGTILVLLARPLSVVVSSALAWALRLGWVNWRDQAFLSWAGLRGAIPIVLATIPWAAGVEGSKDLFNQVFVIVIVFTLLQGPTLPLTARVLGVSAPGEAHDLSVESAPLEELKADLLQVKVPPGSRLHGVEIFELRLPAGAQVTLVVRDGKSFVPASTTRIRADDQLLVVTTASCREQVERRLRAVSRSGKLAGWYGERGLE; via the coding sequence ATGACGCTTGATCTCTGGCTCCTCGTCGGTGCCGCGATCGTCATCGCGGCCATCGCCTCCGTACGGCTGGCGCATCGCACCGGTCTGCCCAGTCTGCTGATATTTCTCGGCTTCGGGCTGGCTGTGGGGCCTTCGGGGTTCGGAATTCCGTTCGAGAGCCCGCAGCTCGCCCAGCAGATCGGCCTGTCGGCGCTCGCGGTGATCCTCGCCGAAGGCGGTCTGACCACGAACTGGTCCCATGTGCGGCGTTCCGTCCCCTTGGCCCTGGTGATGGCGACCGTGGGCGTGACGGTCAGCATCGTCGTGTTGGCACTGCTCGTCCAGGGGATACTCGGCCTCGACGGCACCACGGCGCTGATCCTCGGCGCGGTGCTGGCCTCCACCGACGCCGCGGCGGTCTTCTCCGTGCTGCGCAGGCTGCCGCTGCCGCCGCGCCTGGCGGGAGTGCTGGAGGCGGAGTCCGGCTTCAACGACGCCCCGACGGTCATCGCGGTGGTCCTGCTCAGCGGCGCGTCCGGCTCCCACGCGACGCTCGGAACGTTCCTGTTGGAGACGTCCGTCGAGCTGATCATCGGCGCGGCCGTCGGGCTCGCCGTCGGCCCCACGGGCGCGTACGCCCTGCGCCGCGTCGCCCTGCCCGCGTCCGGTCTGTACCCGATCGCCGTACTGGCGCTCACCTTCGTCTCGTACGGCGGCGCGGTGCTGCTGCACGGCTCCGGCTTCCTGGCCATCTACCTGACGGCGCTCATCCTGGGCAACTCCCGCCTGCCCCACCGGGCGGCGACCAGGGGTTTCGCGGAGGGCGCCGCGTGGCTGGCGCAGATCGGCCTGTTCGTCATGCTCGGCATGCTGGCCGACGTGGACGAGATGCCGTCCGCCATCGTGCCCGGCCTGATCATTGGCACGATCCTGGTGCTCCTGGCCCGTCCGCTCTCCGTGGTGGTCAGTTCGGCGCTGGCCTGGGCCCTGCGGCTGGGCTGGGTGAACTGGCGTGACCAGGCGTTCCTGTCGTGGGCCGGACTGCGCGGCGCGATTCCGATCGTGCTGGCGACCATCCCCTGGGCGGCCGGCGTCGAAGGCTCCAAGGACCTCTTCAACCAGGTCTTCGTGATCGTCATCGTGTTCACCCTGCTCCAGGGGCCGACTCTGCCGCTCACGGCGCGCGTCCTCGGGGTGTCCGCGCCCGGCGAGGCCCACGACCTCTCCGTGGAATCGGCTCCGCTGGAGGAGCTCAAGGCCGACCTGCTGCAGGTCAAGGTGCCGCCGGGCTCCCGCCTGCACGGCGTGGAGATCTTCGAGCTCCGCCTGCCCGCCGGCGCCCAGGTCACTCTCGTCGTACGCGACGGCAAGTCCTTCGTGCCCGCCTCCACCACCCGCATCCGTGCGGACGACCAGCTTCTCGTGGTCACCACCGCCTCCTGCCGTGAGCAGGTCGAACGCCGCCTGCGCGCGGTCAGCCGCAGCGGGAAGCTGGCCGGATGGTACGGAGAGCGGGGGTTGGAATAG
- the galU gene encoding UTP--glucose-1-phosphate uridylyltransferase GalU: MADFDPVTKAVVPAAGLGTRFLPATKATPKEMLPIVDKPAIQYVVEEAASAGLLDVLMVTGKNKRSIEDHFDRAFELEEALEAKGDEHRLSQVREPASLATLHYVRQGEPKGLGHAVLCAKHHVGDHPFACLLGDDLIDHRDHLLRRMIEVRDTFGGSVIALMEVPKEQVSLYGVATIEATAEEDVVRVTDLVEKPPADEAPSNWAIIGRYVIDPAVFEVLEKTPPGRGGEIQLTDALRTLASRGSEEGGPVHGVLFRGRRYDTGDKLDYLRTVVKFAADRQDLAPEFVPWLREFLDEIS, encoded by the coding sequence ATGGCTGACTTCGACCCTGTGACGAAAGCCGTCGTGCCCGCCGCGGGTCTGGGCACCCGGTTCCTCCCGGCGACCAAGGCGACACCCAAGGAGATGTTGCCCATCGTCGACAAGCCCGCGATCCAGTATGTCGTCGAGGAGGCCGCCTCCGCTGGGCTCCTCGATGTCCTCATGGTCACCGGCAAGAACAAACGCTCCATCGAGGACCATTTCGACCGGGCGTTCGAGCTGGAAGAGGCCCTTGAGGCCAAGGGCGACGAGCATCGGCTGTCCCAGGTTCGCGAGCCCGCCTCGCTGGCGACCCTGCATTATGTACGGCAGGGCGAGCCGAAGGGGCTCGGCCATGCGGTGCTCTGTGCCAAGCACCACGTTGGTGATCATCCTTTCGCCTGCCTGCTCGGTGACGACCTGATCGACCATCGTGACCACCTGCTGCGGCGCATGATCGAGGTGCGTGACACGTTCGGCGGGAGCGTGATCGCGCTGATGGAGGTGCCGAAGGAGCAGGTCTCGCTGTACGGCGTGGCCACCATCGAGGCGACCGCCGAGGAGGACGTCGTCCGCGTGACGGACCTCGTGGAGAAGCCGCCGGCCGACGAGGCGCCCTCCAACTGGGCGATCATCGGGCGGTACGTGATCGATCCGGCGGTCTTCGAGGTGCTGGAGAAGACGCCGCCGGGGCGCGGCGGGGAGATCCAGCTCACCGACGCGCTGCGGACGCTCGCCTCGCGCGGCTCCGAGGAGGGCGGGCCGGTGCACGGCGTGCTGTTCAGGGGGCGGCGTTACGACACGGGCGACAAGCTCGACTACTTGCGGACTGTGGTGAAGTTCGCGGCGGATCGTCAGGATCTGGCGCCGGAGTTCGTGCCGTGGCTGCGGGAGTTCCTTGATGAAATCAGTTGA
- a CDS encoding 5-formyltetrahydrofolate cyclo-ligase gives MDKLNLRRELSAARTSLSPEQLRANAIKVRENLLEQPWAQMAGLVACYWSTGSEPETHGLVFALWKHGATVILPVLRDDNDLDWAVYDGPDTLAPGRFGIMEPVDTRRGVDAVRTAALVIVPALAVDRRTGIRLGRGGGSYDRALARVGPNVPTVALLHDGELIDDVPSEPHDRTVRYAMTPAGLTRLM, from the coding sequence GTGGACAAGCTGAACCTGCGCCGCGAGCTGAGCGCGGCGCGTACCTCCCTCTCCCCCGAGCAACTGCGCGCAAACGCCATCAAGGTTCGCGAAAACCTGCTCGAACAGCCCTGGGCCCAGATGGCCGGGCTGGTGGCTTGTTACTGGTCAACGGGGTCGGAGCCGGAGACGCACGGGCTGGTGTTCGCTCTCTGGAAACATGGGGCCACAGTTATCCTCCCGGTCCTCCGTGACGACAATGACCTGGATTGGGCGGTGTACGACGGGCCGGACACCCTCGCCCCCGGCCGCTTCGGGATCATGGAACCGGTGGACACCCGCCGCGGCGTGGACGCCGTGCGCACGGCCGCCCTCGTGATCGTGCCCGCCCTGGCGGTGGACCGGCGGACGGGGATCCGCCTGGGCCGCGGCGGCGGCTCCTACGACCGGGCCCTCGCCCGCGTCGGCCCGAACGTGCCCACCGTGGCGTTGCTGCACGACGGCGAACTGATCGACGATGTCCCATCGGAGCCGCACGACCGCACGGTCCGCTATGCCATGACGCCCGCCGGACTCACTAGGCTGATGTGA
- the glp gene encoding gephyrin-like molybdotransferase Glp → MKSVDAHLAEILATVRPLAPLELELEQTLGTTLAEDVSSPVPLPPFDNSAMDGYAVRAEDLSEIPVTLPVIDDVAAGSLELRAVGPGHAVRIMTGAPLPAGADAVVPVEWTDGGTVSVRIDRRAEAGNAIRRAGEDVQTGEVVLKAGTVIGPAQLGIIAGVGRRRVWARPRPRVVVISTGAELIEPGGTLQPGQIWDSNSYTLTAAVREVGADGFRAGSVGDDPGILLDRLDTHLVRADAIITSGGVSMGAYEPVKEALSPLGTVRFEKVAMQPGMPQGFGVLGDDQVPIFALPGNPVSSFVSFMLFVRPALDKMRGLPGGMPETVTARTTGPLRSPFGRRSYLRGVLAADGTVSPAHGQGSHQLAALASANALIVVPEDVTEVEAGASVEVVRL, encoded by the coding sequence ATGAAATCAGTTGACGCGCATCTGGCCGAGATCCTGGCCACTGTACGTCCGCTGGCCCCCCTTGAGCTGGAGCTGGAGCAGACTCTGGGGACGACGCTGGCCGAGGACGTGTCCTCACCGGTGCCGCTGCCACCGTTCGACAACTCGGCCATGGACGGGTACGCCGTCCGGGCCGAGGACTTGTCGGAGATTCCGGTCACCTTGCCGGTGATCGACGATGTGGCGGCCGGGTCGCTGGAGTTGCGGGCCGTGGGGCCGGGGCACGCCGTACGCATCATGACCGGCGCTCCGCTGCCCGCCGGGGCCGATGCCGTGGTGCCGGTCGAGTGGACCGACGGCGGCACCGTCTCCGTACGCATCGATCGCCGCGCCGAGGCCGGCAACGCGATCAGGCGGGCCGGAGAAGACGTGCAGACCGGCGAGGTCGTGCTCAAGGCCGGCACCGTGATCGGGCCCGCGCAGCTCGGGATCATCGCCGGGGTGGGGCGGCGGCGCGTCTGGGCGCGGCCGCGACCCAGGGTCGTCGTGATCTCCACCGGCGCCGAGCTGATCGAGCCGGGCGGCACCCTCCAGCCCGGCCAGATCTGGGATTCCAACAGCTACACCCTGACGGCGGCCGTGCGCGAGGTGGGAGCCGACGGGTTCCGTGCCGGGTCCGTCGGGGATGATCCGGGCATCCTGCTCGATCGGCTGGACACGCACCTGGTGCGCGCCGACGCGATCATCACCAGCGGCGGGGTGTCGATGGGCGCGTACGAGCCGGTCAAGGAGGCGCTGTCGCCGCTGGGCACTGTCCGGTTCGAGAAGGTGGCGATGCAGCCGGGGATGCCGCAGGGGTTCGGAGTCCTGGGGGACGACCAGGTGCCGATCTTCGCGCTTCCCGGGAATCCGGTGTCGTCCTTCGTATCGTTCATGCTGTTCGTACGGCCTGCGCTCGACAAGATGCGCGGGTTGCCCGGCGGGATGCCGGAGACGGTCACCGCGCGGACCACCGGGCCGTTGCGGTCGCCGTTCGGGCGGCGGTCGTACCTGCGCGGAGTGCTGGCGGCCGACGGCACGGTGTCGCCCGCGCACGGGCAGGGGTCGCACCAGCTTGCCGCGCTGGCCTCGGCGAACGCGCTCATCGTGGTGCCGGAGGATGTGACCGAGGTGGAGGCGGGGGCTTCTGTGGAGGTGGTCCGGCTGTGA
- a CDS encoding MFS transporter — MRQQGLGLIILALMLGMLLAALDQTIVSTALPTIVSDLGGLERLSWVVTGYLLASTVSTPLWGKLGDQYGRKKLFIGAICIFLAGSALCGLSQNMGELIAFRAVQGLGGGGLMVLAQAIVGDVVSARERGRYQGFFGAVFAVSSIVGPLLGGVFVDHLSWHWVFYINLPLGAVALFVVVAVLPGDDTRTKHTIDYAGVVLLGAATSCLVLMTTWGGTTYAWTDPVILGLAGAAVALLAGWVLVARRAAEPVLPLGLFRVRAFAMSSVVGFVVGFGMFGALTYLPLFLQVVHGVSPTLSGVYLLPMMAGMLTMSIVSGQIISKTGKYRFLPIAGTAVATVGMFLLATLTEGSSLLAMGAYLLVLGVGLGMTMQVLVIVVQNAVDFKDLGVATSGATFFRSIGGSFGVATLGSVFAATLNDDLREVLRGARLPPGFDPGRIQEDPTVIQRLPRGLAQGFLHVYADAIAAVFRVAAPVMCGAFLLSWLIPQTRLRETTKAADLGEGLGATSAERSSLAEVERGLVRMADAELRRGYYDRLGVVAGLEGISPQGVWVLARLGGEGWVRAEDLAERAEVSREYGRPYVDQLVAVGLVRRSDDGDLLRLTEEGEEAAVRLLRCACEGFRRLVADWGPDPQLERLVDRVAPELLGAPVDRPP, encoded by the coding sequence ATGCGGCAACAGGGCCTCGGGCTCATCATCCTCGCGCTCATGCTCGGCATGCTGCTGGCGGCGCTCGATCAGACGATCGTGTCCACGGCCCTGCCGACGATCGTGAGTGACCTCGGCGGGCTGGAGCGACTGTCATGGGTCGTGACGGGTTACCTGCTGGCCTCGACCGTCTCCACGCCGCTCTGGGGGAAACTCGGCGATCAGTACGGGCGCAAGAAGCTGTTCATCGGGGCCATCTGCATCTTCCTGGCGGGATCGGCGCTTTGCGGGCTGAGTCAGAACATGGGGGAGCTCATCGCCTTCCGTGCCGTTCAGGGGCTTGGCGGGGGCGGGCTGATGGTGCTGGCCCAGGCGATCGTGGGGGATGTCGTCTCCGCGCGGGAGAGGGGGCGCTACCAGGGCTTCTTCGGGGCGGTCTTCGCCGTGTCCAGCATTGTGGGGCCGTTGCTCGGCGGGGTGTTCGTCGACCACTTGTCGTGGCACTGGGTGTTCTACATCAACTTGCCGCTGGGAGCGGTGGCGCTGTTCGTGGTCGTCGCGGTGCTGCCGGGGGACGACACGCGTACCAAGCATACGATCGACTACGCGGGTGTGGTGCTGCTCGGCGCGGCGACGTCGTGCCTGGTGCTGATGACGACCTGGGGCGGCACGACGTACGCGTGGACCGATCCGGTCATCCTGGGATTGGCAGGGGCGGCGGTGGCCCTGCTGGCCGGGTGGGTGCTCGTCGCACGGCGGGCGGCCGAGCCGGTGCTGCCGCTCGGGCTGTTCCGGGTGCGGGCGTTCGCGATGTCGTCGGTGGTCGGGTTCGTGGTGGGGTTCGGGATGTTCGGGGCGCTCACGTACCTGCCGCTGTTCCTGCAGGTGGTGCATGGGGTCAGCCCGACGTTGTCGGGGGTGTACCTGCTGCCGATGATGGCCGGGATGCTCACCATGTCGATCGTGAGCGGGCAGATCATCTCCAAGACCGGGAAATATCGGTTCCTGCCCATCGCGGGGACGGCTGTGGCCACCGTGGGGATGTTCCTGCTTGCGACCCTAACGGAGGGGAGCAGTCTGCTCGCGATGGGGGCCTACCTGCTGGTTCTCGGGGTGGGGCTGGGGATGACCATGCAGGTGCTGGTGATCGTGGTGCAGAACGCGGTCGACTTCAAGGATCTCGGCGTGGCCACGTCCGGGGCCACGTTCTTCCGGTCGATCGGGGGGTCGTTCGGGGTGGCGACCCTGGGGTCGGTGTTCGCGGCCACCTTGAACGACGACCTGCGGGAGGTGCTGCGTGGCGCGCGGCTGCCGCCCGGGTTCGATCCGGGGAGGATTCAGGAGGATCCGACTGTCATCCAGCGGTTGCCGCGAGGGCTGGCGCAGGGGTTTCTGCATGTGTACGCGGATGCGATCGCGGCGGTCTTCCGGGTGGCGGCACCCGTGATGTGCGGGGCGTTCCTGCTCAGCTGGCTCATACCGCAGACGCGGCTCAGGGAGACGACGAAGGCGGCGGATCTGGGTGAGGGGCTGGGGGCCACGTCCGCGGAGCGGTCGTCGCTGGCCGAGGTCGAGCGAGGGCTGGTGCGGATGGCCGATGCGGAACTGCGGCGGGGGTATTACGACCGGCTCGGGGTGGTGGCCGGGTTGGAGGGGATTTCGCCGCAGGGGGTGTGGGTGCTCGCCAGGTTGGGCGGGGAGGGGTGGGTGAGGGCTGAGGACCTCGCCGAACGGGCCGAGGTGAGCAGGGAGTACGGGCGGCCGTACGTTGATCAGCTCGTGGCGGTGGGGCTGGTGCGGCGGTCGGACGATGGAGACCTGTTGCGGCTCACGGAGGAGGGGGAGGAGGCGGCTGTACGGCTTCTGCGGTGTGCGTGTGAGGGGTTCAGGCGGTTGGTGGCTGATTGGGGGCCGGATCCGCAGCTTGAACGGCTTGTTGATCGGGTCGCACCGGAGCTGCTCGGGGCGCCGGTTGATCGGCCTCCTTAG